A genomic segment from Pelobates fuscus isolate aPelFus1 chromosome 7, aPelFus1.pri, whole genome shotgun sequence encodes:
- the LOC134568899 gene encoding oocyte zinc finger protein XlCOF7.1-like codes for MTTNDIINRNIKHFPCSECGKCFSRYSKFVIHFRTHTGEKPFSCCECGKSFNQRSYLMKHQRIHKIDKPFYCSECGKSFPCNSDLVRHQKTHTGEKQFSCSECRKYFSQQTHLVKHRRIHSGEKPFSCSECGKCFVCKTQLVIHQRIHTGDKSFLCSECGKSFVCKSELLRHQRFHTGEKPFSCSECEKCFHSKFDLVRHQITHTGEKPFSCTECEKCFSRHSLLIRHQRTHTGEKPFSCSECGKCFNRHSILVTHQRTHTGEKLLSCSECGKCFSRRAHLRLHQRTHTGDKPFSCSECGKCFSQRSVLTKHQGTHTGEKPYSCSECGKCFQSKSDLVRHERTHTGDKPFSCSKCGKSFSQHSHLIAHQRTHTGEKPYLCSECGKSFSHQTNFIAHQRTHTGEKPYSCSECGKCFIQRSDLTKHQRTHRAEILYICSECGNSFSQQSVFVSHKRTCTTY; via the coding sequence ATGACTACAAATGACAtaataaacagaaatataaaacattttccatgttctgaatgtgggaaatgttttagccgCTATTCAAAATTTGTTATCCACTTCAGGACTCACACCGGAGAAAAACCTTTTTCATGTTGTGAATGTGGGAAATCTTTTAATCAGCGCTCATATCTTATGAAACATCAGAGAATTCACAAAATAGATAAACCTTTCTATTGTTCTGAGTGTGGGAAAAGTTTTCCCTGTAATTCAGATCTTGTGAGACATCagaaaactcacacaggagaaaaacagTTCTCATGCTCTGAATGTAGGAAATATTTTAGTCAACAGACGCATCTTGTTAAACATCGGCGAATTCactcaggagagaaacctttctcatgttctgaatgtgggaaatgttttgtttGTAAAACACAACTAGTCATacatcagagaattcacacaggagatAAATCTTTcttatgttctgaatgtgggaaaagtTTTGTTTGTAAATCAGAACTTCTTAGACATCAGAGatttcacacaggagagaaaccattctcatgttctgaatgcgaGAAATGTTTTCACAGTAAATTTGATCTTGTTAGACATCAGATAACTCACACAGgcgagaaacctttctcatgtacgGAATGTGAGAAATGTTTTAGTCGTCATTCGCTTCTTAttagacatcagagaactcacacgggAGAGAAACctttttcatgttctgaatgcggGAAATGTTTTAACCGTCACTCAATCCTTGttacacatcagagaactcacacaggagagaaactgctctcatgctctgaatgtgggaaatgttttagtcGGCGTGCACATCTTCGtttacatcagagaactcacacaggggataaacctttctcatgttctgaatgtgggaaatgttttagccagCGCTCAGTTCTTACAAAGCATCAgggaactcacacaggagagaaaccttattcatgttctgaatgtggaaaatgttttcaaaGTAAATCGGATCTTGTTAGACatgagagaactcacacaggagacaaacctttctcatgttctaaaTGTGGGAAATCTTTTAGCCAGCATTCACATCTTATtgcacatcagagaactcacacaggagagaaaccttacttatgttctgaatgtggaaaatcttTTAGTCatcaaactaattttattgcacatcaaagaacacacacaggagagaaaccttactcatgttctgaatgtgggaaatgttttatccAGCGCTCAGATCTTACcaaacatcagagaactcacaggGCAGAGATACTTTACATATGCTCTGAATGTGGTAACAGTTTTAGCCAGCAATCGGTTTTTGTTAGCCATAAGAGAACTTGCACAACATATTAA